TGTCGTCATGATCGCTGCTGATATTACAAAAGTTGTAAAACAATCAGATACTCCAGTTTTAATTTCACCACCAACATCAAAAAACTGCTTACGTCCATCAAAGTCATCCTGCAATAAAAAACCACACCGTCATCGAACTCAGGACAAATGCAGTAATATTGGCATGATTGCGGCAGATTTTGCAAAAGTAGGAGAGCCTTTCCTCCAGGACAATTTGTCTACTATAAACACTGCTCAGAAACTAGACCTATGTTCGTCGCCTAAAGAAGATCCTCCAGGTATAACAAATACTTTAGGATTGTTTCAGAACTCTCTTGTTATACCTTCAATACCTAAAACCCACTTGCCTCCGAAACCATCAACGTCCTCCACCAATATAAACTCAAGATCGACGAGTTCAATTTACTTGGATTCCCAGGACAAATCTGGATTGGATATTACCTTAATTTCTACAGAtactaaaaaaatcaattctGCTATTAGATTTCCAATAAACCAAGATGATTTATCTACTTATGACACTATTCCGAAACCAGAATGTAATTTATCTCTTGAGAAAATCATGCGCACTGAAGAGGATCCTCCAGGCATTACAAATACCTTAGGATTGGTTCAGAACTTCAAGCTATGCTCGTCAAGAGAGAAGTACCTGAACATTAGAGAGGATCCTTCAGTTATTATACCTCCAGTACCTGAAAGCCACTTAACTCCTAAACCATCAACGTCCTCTTCCAATATAAACTCAAGATCGACGAGTTCAATTTACTTGGATTCCCAGGACAAATCTGGATTGGATATTAGCTTAATTTCCACAGATACTAAAAAAGGCAATGCCGCTATTAGATTTCCAATAAACCAAGATGGTTTATCTACTTATGACACTATTCCGAAACCAAAATGTAATTTATCTCTTGAGAAAATCATGCGCACTGAAGAGGATCCTCCAGGCATTACAAATACCTCAGGGTCTGTTCAGGACGTCCACCTGAACAATAGGGAGGATCATCTTGTTAATGTGTCATCAACTCAGCCATGTTTAACGACATCAACGTCTTCCTCAAACATAAATTTCAACTCGACATTTTTGTACGAAGGGATTTCTCAAGAAAAATGTAGTTTGGTGGATGTTAGCTTAATTACTGCAGATACTTCTAAATGCAATACAAGCGTTGAAACCTCATTGAACCAAGAAAATACGTCTActtcacaatacgttccagaCACCGATATAAGCTCGGCATTAGAGCAAAGCACACAAATTATAGAGGAACCTCTTAATATAAATCTGGTCACGGTTCCCCTTACAGGCAAAGTGAAGAAAaagcattattgcaaattttgcggttcattgcaaactcaaattggaaGGCATTTGCTTTTGAAACATAAGTCCGAGAGTGAAATAAAAACTGCGAGCAGGCTGCCTGCAAAGAGTAGTGCTCGAATGAAAATCTTGGAAAAGTTGAGGAAAGAAGGGGATTTTGTGCACAATACAAGTAAATCCATAAACACCGGCATATTAATTGTGCCAAGAAATGcacaaaaaaagtataaaacaagtaaaagcgtgctaagttcggccgggccgaatcttatataccctccaccatggatcgcatttgtcgagttcttttcccggcatctcttctaaggcaaaaaaggatataagaaaagagttgctctgctattaaaacgatatcaagatatggtccggttcggaccacaattaaattatatgttggagacctgtgtaaaatttcagccaattcgtataagaattgcgcccattggggctcacgaagtaaaatagaaagaacgatttatatgggatctgtatcaggttttgaaccgatttgaacatcatttgacatagttgttgaatgtaaaaataaaatacgtcatgcaaaatttcagccaaatcggataggaattgcgccctctagaagctcaagaaatcaaatccccggatctgtttatatgacagctatataaggttatggaccaatttcaaccatacttggcacagttgttggatatcataacgaaatgaTATatagcaaaaattcattcaaatcggataaaaattgtgccctctagaggctcaagaagtcaagacccaagatcggtttatatggcagctatatcaggttatgaaccgatttaaaccatacttgtcacagttgttgaatatcatagcaaaacacgtcgtgcgaaattccatttcaatcggataagaattgcgcactctagaggctcaagaagtcaagacccaagatcggtttatatggcagctatatcaggttatggaccgatttgaaccatacttggcacagttgttggatatcataacaaaacacgtcgtgcaaaatttcatttcaatcggttaagaattgcgcactctagaggctcaagaagtcaagacccaagatcggtttatatgggagctatatcaggttatggaccgatttgaaccatacgcagcacagttgttgtatatcatagcaaaatacgtcatgcaaaatttcattccaatcggataagaattgcgcactctggaggctcaagaagtcaagacccaagatcggtttatatggcagctatatcaaaacatggaccgatatggcccatttacaataccaaccgacctacactaataagaggtatttgtgcaaaatttcaagcggctagctttactccttcggaagttagcgtgctttcgacagacagacggacggacggacggacggacggacggacggacagacggacggacatggctagatcgacataaaatgtcgcgacgatcaagaatatatatactttatggggtctcagacgaatatttcgagtagttacaaacagaatgacgaaattagtataccccccatcttatggtggagggtataaaaaaagctaTTGATATGGTTTGTTGCTCCATTTGCAAaggttttttttcgaaattgagTTTTCGAACACACCGGAGAATCTGCAGCAAATTCAACAAGATTAGAAGGAAATCAACTATAACGGCGGGCAAAGAGCTAACTCAATTTTACCATCCAGCGGCCAGTCCAGTCCTAAGAACAAAGATTTTACCGGTTCTTAAAGACGACGCAGTAACAGATTCCATAAGGTTCGATGAACTTATCATTAAATATGGAACAAAGTTGGCACATAAGTACACATCCCCCCACAATTATGAAATGATTCGTGCGCAGTTGAGGTATTTAGGCAGGTTTAAGATTGAGGCTAAAGTATTAGACAATGAAATCACTGAATTTAAAGACGTTTTTAGACCCCAAAAACATGATTTGTGCATAGAAGCTATAAAAAAGGTGGCAAGTTGGAATGAACAATGGCAATGGTATGACCATCCACAAGTGGCCATAACACTTTCatcattaattaaaaaatgtgcGTACACACTGCAAGCAGAATTTGTCAAAGAACAGTTGGAGGAGAATAAAAAAAACGTCAGTGATTTTATCTTATTATGGGAAGAGGAGGCGCCCACGATGATAAATAGAAAAGCCTTTGAAGATCAAAATAATCAAAAGCgcgtaaaaaaaattgtcttaccAACAAAAGAAGATATTCAAAAATTGTATAATCATCTGAAAAATCTAATGGTCGGATACATGTCGAAATTGACACACTTCGATATGCAAAATTACATTGAATTAACTAAATGTACTTTAGTGCTTGTACAAATATTTAACAGAAGAAGGGCTGGAGAGGTTGAGCGTATCCAAATTGCTAATTATACCAATAAAGAAATTATTACAGAGAGAACGGAAAAAGAGCTTCTAAGCAATTTATCTAATGATTCTATACATTTTGCTAAACAATATGCGCGACTAGCTCTAAGAGGTAAACTCGGCAGAACAGTGCCGGTTCTTCTCAGCCCATTAGTCGTGAAGGCAATCGATATCATATTAAAATACCGTAAAAAAGCAGGGATAACTGATAAAAATCCGTTCTTATTCGCAAACCCTTCTAAATCTACATGCCAATACTTTCGAGCATGTACTTTGATGAGAGAATTCTCTATTGAATGCGGGGCAGAAATGCCAGAAAGTCTTCGTGGAACCAAATTGCGCAAACACATCGCAACACATATGTCTATGATCAACGCGGAAGAAGCCTCCATTGACAAGTTGGCTAATTTTATGGGACACCATAAAGACATACACAAGAATGTATATCGCGCAACAATTCCAGCAGCTGAAGTTAACTGCGTATCACAAATTCTGATGGCGGCAATAGGAATTAATGATGGCGGTGATGAAAGCGATGAGGAATGCGGTGGAGATAATATAGACAATAGAAATGGTGGTGGTAATGTTGATGATGGAGTTAATGTTGATGATGGAGTTAATGTTAATGATGGAGGTAATGTTAGTGATGGCAGAAATGTTGGTGATGGAGGAAATGTTGGTGATGGAGGTAATAGAGGTGACCAAGACAATCAAAGCCATGGAGGAGAATCATGCGATCAAAGCGATCAGGATGAGGAAGAAGATCCGACTTGCAATGCaaagaagaaaagaagaagTAGTAAGTGTTaaagctggtactatgttcgtttttcgccgattactttttttagataaaagattttagagcaaaaaataaataaactcgctgatttcattcagtatgaCATTCCCTTATTCCTTTAgtagaattttaataaaattgttattttatgatTGATATTTGCATATTGTTTCACAAAAGtaataacgaaaaaaaaacggtGAAACACGAACATAGTACAATAGTACCTTTACGTGTTTTTCGTAGCTTTTAATCAAGGTTTCTGAtagttaacaatttttttttgtcaaaaaatattttatatatatatattatatttttatacatattttatgcATATTTTAATATACAACTTATATTTTTAGCTTCACCCTATGGGAAAACTAAAAGGAGAAGATGGTCGCCAGAGGAAATTCATGTGCTTCGCTCGGAGCTGGGAGATCTGGGAACACTGAAAAAACTTCCTACAGTAATGGAATGCCTCAAACTTAAAAgtaaatataaagttttggaGAAAAGAACTCCCCATCAAATAAAAGCTTatatagacaaacaaaaaagGCCATATAGGGACCaggcaaaataattttatttaaacattttgggTTTTGAGCCTTATACAAAGAAGCTAATTAATAGTATTcttgcgttgttgttgttggtgttgttgctgc
This Stomoxys calcitrans chromosome 2, idStoCalc2.1, whole genome shotgun sequence DNA region includes the following protein-coding sequences:
- the LOC106095186 gene encoding uncharacterized protein LOC106095186 — its product is MVCCSICKGFFSKLSFRTHRRICSKFNKIRRKSTITAGKELTQFYHPAASPVLRTKILPVLKDDAVTDSIRFDELIIKYGTKLAHKYTSPHNYEMIRAQLRYLGRFKIEAKVLDNEITEFKDVFRPQKHDLCIEAIKKVASWNEQWQWYDHPQVAITLSSLIKKCAYTLQAEFVKEQLEENKKNVSDFILLWEEEAPTMINRKAFEDQNNQKRVKKIVLPTKEDIQKLYNHLKNLMVGYMSKLTHFDMQNYIELTKCTLVLVQIFNRRRAGEVERIQIANYTNKEIITERTEKELLSNLSNDSIHFAKQYARLALRGKLGRTVPVLLSPLVVKAIDIILKYRKKAGITDKNPFLFANPSKSTCQYFRACTLMREFSIECGAEMPESLRGTKLRKHIATHMSMINAEEASIDKLANFMGHHKDIHKNVYRATIPAAEVNCVSQILMAAIGINDGGDESDEECGGDNIDNRNGGGNVDDGVNVDDGVNVNDGGNVSDGRNVGDGGNVGDGGNRGDQDNQSHGGESCDQSDQDEEEDPTCNAKKKRRSTSPYGKTKRRRWSPEEIHVLRSELGDLGTLKKLPTVMECLKLKSKYKVLEKRTPHQIKAYIDKQKRPYRDQAK